A window from Mycolicibacterium tokaiense encodes these proteins:
- a CDS encoding TetR/AcrR family transcriptional regulator — MTPARTRAERRAATAAKILDAAQHEFGDRGMDGATIRGIAQRAGVDPSLVLQHYGSKDALFKLAVRPADELGAGDVQTHLTEVLDLRLRELPASTRALMRSMLTSPEAAAVMRDYLTERADVLARSSEQPDAHVRAALVVSSILGITIARHFLELPALGDADGGTAASLLARLLE; from the coding sequence ATGACGCCAGCACGCACCCGCGCCGAGCGCCGCGCGGCCACCGCCGCGAAGATCCTCGATGCGGCTCAGCACGAGTTCGGCGACCGCGGGATGGACGGCGCGACGATCAGGGGAATCGCGCAGCGCGCGGGGGTCGACCCCTCACTGGTGCTGCAGCACTACGGCTCCAAGGACGCCCTCTTCAAGCTCGCGGTCCGCCCTGCCGATGAGCTCGGAGCCGGAGATGTGCAGACTCATCTGACCGAAGTACTCGACCTGCGTCTGCGCGAACTCCCGGCATCAACGCGCGCGCTCATGCGCTCCATGCTCACCTCACCGGAAGCCGCCGCAGTGATGCGCGACTACCTGACCGAACGTGCCGACGTGCTCGCCCGGTCATCGGAGCAACCCGACGCGCACGTGCGCGCCGCACTCGTCGTCTCCAGCATTCTCGGCATCACCATCGCGCGGCATTTTCTGGAACTGCCCGCATTGGGTGACGCCGACGGCGGGACCGCCGCGAGTCTGCTCGCTCGGCTGCTCGAGTAA
- a CDS encoding aldo/keto reductase encodes MSLDHYVTLGRSGLRVSPFALGAMTFGADPGGAGVDVAEAEEILTGYLERGGNFIDTANFYTNGHSEAILGDYFRARPGQRDRVVLASKFFTNMYPGDPNGGGAGRRSIVAQLEQTLRRLQTDHLDLYWLHNWDRNTPIEETLRALDDLVRAGKVRYIGFSNTPAWVTAQAQTTAVLRGWTPLIAVQIEYSLLARTVEHEMAPLARDQGMALVPWSPLKNGFLSGKYRRAGAVDDSARADFVGRPTDEQFTVIDTVAAVAAEVGATPAAVALAWLRGRPGTVVPIVGARRLRHLTDNLAGLEIVLTDAQRAALDAASAPPPIDPGPQNGAVRAMLQFAGTTVDGESSTVYPPLLQSDARY; translated from the coding sequence ATGTCTCTCGATCACTACGTCACCCTTGGCAGATCAGGTCTGCGCGTCAGCCCTTTCGCCCTGGGCGCCATGACTTTCGGTGCAGATCCCGGCGGAGCGGGGGTGGACGTCGCGGAGGCCGAGGAGATCCTCACGGGGTACCTCGAGCGTGGCGGTAACTTCATCGACACGGCCAACTTCTACACCAACGGTCACTCCGAGGCCATCCTCGGCGACTACTTCCGGGCACGTCCAGGGCAACGCGATCGTGTTGTTCTGGCGTCGAAGTTCTTCACCAACATGTACCCGGGGGACCCCAACGGCGGCGGGGCGGGGCGGCGGTCCATCGTTGCGCAGTTGGAACAGACCCTGCGCCGGCTGCAGACCGACCATCTGGACCTGTACTGGTTGCACAACTGGGACCGCAACACACCCATCGAGGAAACTCTGCGGGCGCTCGACGACCTGGTGCGCGCGGGCAAGGTGCGCTACATCGGTTTCTCCAACACTCCGGCCTGGGTCACGGCACAGGCGCAGACCACCGCGGTGCTGCGCGGGTGGACCCCCCTGATCGCTGTGCAGATCGAGTACTCGCTGTTGGCGCGCACCGTGGAACACGAGATGGCTCCGCTGGCGCGGGACCAGGGAATGGCGCTGGTGCCCTGGAGTCCGCTGAAGAACGGCTTCCTCTCCGGCAAGTACCGGCGCGCCGGGGCTGTCGACGACTCCGCCCGCGCAGATTTTGTGGGGCGGCCCACTGATGAGCAGTTCACCGTCATCGACACGGTGGCTGCGGTCGCTGCCGAAGTCGGTGCCACCCCCGCGGCGGTCGCGCTGGCCTGGCTGCGCGGTCGACCGGGCACCGTGGTGCCCATCGTCGGAGCACGGCGGCTGCGCCACCTCACCGACAACCTCGCGGGTCTGGAGATCGTGCTGACCGATGCCCAGCGAGCCGCCCTGGACGCAGCGTCGGCGCCGCCTCCCATCGACCCCGGACCGCAGAACGGTGCGGTGCGTGCGATGTTGCAGTTCGCGGGAACCACCGTCGACGGGGAATCGTCTACGGTGTATCCGCCTCTGCTGCAGAGCGATGCGCGGTACTGA
- a CDS encoding alkaline phosphatase D family protein: MTLLLGPVLRHVAETTAMIWVQTENPAEVEILGCRARTFQVQDRHYALVPIQGLEPDSTTEYDVVIDGVKVWPEADSEFPPSQIRTWGPSRAAHLRMIFGSCRYPKTGEPKIDDKLGQDALDCYASRLTDVPMEDWPDVLILLGDQVYADELTPEARRKLAGRRSRTSKKRPPDEVVSFNEYESLYRHTWGDPEIRWVMSTIPTAMIFDDHDIRDDWNTSAAWRAEINTEPWWRDRIRAGLASYWVYQHIGNLSPQQLEVDEDYQKVLAAEGDCWPLLEELADRADREVDGEKGLRFSFRWDLGRSRLIMIDSRNSRILDGGERKMLGDREFAWLEHQVDEDIDELDHLILASSLPWLLPPAIGDVQSLNERAAARSGLRGKLAEKVRQTADLEHWPAFFASFQRLSDLILEVARRPDGSGPATVSVLSGDVHHSYAARAQFRGGAGTQVYQLVCSPVHNYVPTFMKPVFKLGWSPTMASLIRRWAQRLGVPELPMSWRNLSGPLFGNTIATLETSGRDAEVVFEQPRDNGELNTAARIPLTD; encoded by the coding sequence GTGACTCTTCTGTTGGGCCCGGTGCTGCGCCATGTCGCGGAGACGACGGCCATGATCTGGGTACAAACCGAGAACCCCGCAGAGGTGGAAATTCTCGGCTGCAGGGCGCGTACCTTCCAGGTGCAGGACCGCCACTACGCGCTGGTACCGATACAAGGCCTGGAGCCCGATTCGACCACCGAGTACGACGTGGTCATAGACGGGGTCAAGGTCTGGCCGGAGGCCGACTCCGAGTTTCCGCCGAGCCAGATCCGTACCTGGGGCCCGTCCCGAGCGGCCCATCTGCGGATGATCTTCGGGTCGTGCCGCTACCCGAAGACCGGTGAACCGAAGATCGACGACAAACTCGGCCAGGACGCGCTCGACTGCTACGCCAGCCGACTCACCGACGTGCCGATGGAAGACTGGCCCGACGTGCTGATCCTGCTGGGGGATCAGGTGTACGCCGACGAACTCACCCCCGAGGCACGCCGCAAGCTGGCCGGCCGGCGCAGCCGCACGTCGAAGAAACGCCCGCCCGACGAGGTGGTCAGCTTCAACGAGTACGAGAGTCTCTACCGGCACACCTGGGGCGATCCCGAGATCCGCTGGGTGATGTCCACCATCCCCACCGCCATGATCTTCGACGACCACGACATCCGCGACGACTGGAACACCTCCGCCGCCTGGCGCGCCGAGATCAACACCGAGCCGTGGTGGCGCGATCGCATCCGCGCGGGCCTGGCTTCCTACTGGGTGTATCAGCACATCGGCAACCTCAGCCCGCAGCAGCTGGAAGTCGACGAGGACTACCAGAAGGTCCTGGCTGCCGAGGGCGACTGCTGGCCGCTGCTGGAGGAGCTGGCCGACCGCGCCGACCGCGAGGTCGACGGCGAAAAAGGGCTGCGGTTCAGTTTCCGCTGGGACCTGGGCCGTAGCCGGCTCATCATGATCGACTCGCGCAACTCCCGCATCCTCGACGGCGGTGAACGCAAGATGCTCGGTGACCGTGAATTCGCCTGGCTGGAACACCAGGTGGACGAAGACATCGACGAGCTGGACCACCTGATTCTGGCGTCCTCACTGCCGTGGCTGCTGCCACCGGCGATCGGCGACGTCCAGTCACTCAACGAACGGGCCGCCGCCCGATCCGGCCTGCGGGGCAAGCTGGCCGAAAAGGTGCGCCAGACTGCCGATCTGGAGCATTGGCCGGCATTTTTCGCGTCGTTCCAGCGCCTCAGCGACCTCATCCTCGAGGTGGCCCGTCGCCCGGACGGTAGCGGGCCCGCAACGGTGTCGGTGCTCTCCGGCGACGTCCACCACAGTTACGCCGCCAGGGCGCAGTTCCGGGGCGGAGCAGGCACGCAGGTCTACCAGCTGGTCTGTTCCCCGGTGCACAACTACGTGCCGACCTTCATGAAACCCGTCTTCAAGCTCGGGTGGTCGCCCACCATGGCGTCGCTGATCCGGCGCTGGGCGCAACGCCTGGGGGTGCCCGAGCTGCCGATGTCGTGGCGCAACCTCAGCGGACCGCTGTTCGGCAATACCATTGCCACGCTGGAAACCTCCGGACGTGATGCCGAGGTCGTGTTCGAACAGCCCCGCGACAACGGCGAGCTGAACACCGCAGCCAGGATCCCGCTGACGGACTGA
- a CDS encoding AraC family transcriptional regulator — protein sequence MSGFDDPLTAVCGRIAAHARPDLRTPIDGLYLSAVLEPDAAPEFSLTEPILVVMAQGGKRLTIGDRTYEYRAGDCLVVTADLPVTGHYLDVEAGRPALSLGLTLSPAAVADLILRVPPNWSARAGTPASAIATAAADVDLLDAVRRLVQLLDRPGDTAVLAPLIKQEILWRAFTGPLGDTVRQIGLADGDLAHVSRAVAWIRDHYAEPITVDHVARLAGMSPSTLHRRFRAVTALSPVQFQKQIRLQHARRLLLAETGDVASVGHAVGYDSSSQFTREYRRMFGHPPGRDRLRLKTATH from the coding sequence ATGTCGGGATTCGATGACCCCTTGACCGCTGTTTGCGGTCGCATCGCGGCGCACGCGCGGCCGGATCTGCGGACCCCGATCGACGGCCTGTACCTGTCCGCCGTACTCGAACCCGATGCGGCACCCGAGTTCTCGCTGACCGAGCCGATCCTGGTCGTCATGGCCCAGGGTGGCAAGCGACTGACGATCGGCGACCGCACCTACGAATACCGCGCCGGTGATTGTCTGGTGGTCACCGCCGACCTGCCGGTCACCGGTCACTATCTCGACGTGGAAGCCGGGAGGCCCGCCCTGTCGCTGGGACTGACGCTCTCCCCCGCCGCGGTGGCAGACCTGATTCTGCGGGTGCCGCCGAACTGGTCTGCCCGGGCCGGTACGCCGGCCTCCGCCATCGCCACTGCCGCGGCCGACGTCGACCTGCTGGATGCGGTCCGCCGGCTGGTCCAGCTGCTCGACCGTCCCGGCGACACCGCCGTCCTGGCCCCGTTGATCAAGCAGGAGATCCTGTGGCGTGCATTCACCGGCCCTCTCGGGGACACCGTGCGCCAAATCGGGCTGGCCGACGGAGATCTCGCGCACGTCAGTCGGGCAGTGGCCTGGATTCGCGACCATTACGCCGAGCCGATCACCGTCGACCACGTAGCCAGATTGGCTGGAATGAGTCCGTCCACCCTGCACCGTCGGTTCCGGGCGGTGACCGCCCTGAGTCCCGTGCAGTTCCAGAAGCAGATCAGATTGCAACATGCACGACGGCTGCTGCTCGCTGAGACCGGCGACGTGGCGTCAGTCGGACACGCGGTGGGGTACGACAGCTCGTCGCAGTTCACCCGGGAGTACCGCCGGATGTTCGGTCATCCGCCGGGACGGGACCGCCTGCGCCTCAAAACGGCCACACACTAA
- a CDS encoding CsbD family protein, whose protein sequence is MGIVDKAKNAAEDAVGKVKETVGDITGNDDLKAEGKKDQGVSGVKKVGENIKDKLK, encoded by the coding sequence ATGGGAATCGTGGACAAGGCCAAGAACGCCGCCGAAGACGCCGTCGGCAAGGTCAAGGAGACCGTCGGTGACATCACCGGCAACGACGATCTGAAAGCCGAAGGCAAGAAGGACCAAGGCGTTTCGGGCGTCAAGAAGGTCGGCGAGAACATCAAGGACAAGCTGAAGTAG
- a CDS encoding SDR family NAD(P)-dependent oxidoreductase — MRLANKVALVTGGSAGLGLAIAQRFAREGARVYITGRRADALEAAKASMDGDVTAITADATMTDDLDSVVETIRRDSGHLDVVVANAGRIERMDFADVTEEHFDRTFDLNARGTLFTVQTVLPLLTPGSSIVLLGSITAVKGDAGAGTYSAAKAAVRSFARTWAAEFGDRGLRVNVLSPGPIDTDIIDGQAEYFGEDPAALRASMSTLVPMGRLGRPEEIANGALFLASDESSFMTGAELCIDGGMAQV; from the coding sequence ATGCGACTTGCCAACAAGGTAGCTCTGGTCACGGGCGGGAGCGCCGGCCTCGGACTGGCCATCGCGCAGAGATTCGCGCGCGAGGGCGCCCGTGTCTACATCACAGGGCGGCGGGCCGATGCGCTCGAGGCGGCGAAGGCGTCCATGGACGGCGACGTCACCGCCATCACCGCAGACGCGACGATGACAGACGATCTCGATAGCGTGGTCGAGACCATCCGCCGCGACAGCGGGCATCTCGACGTGGTGGTCGCCAACGCCGGCCGCATCGAGCGAATGGACTTCGCCGACGTGACCGAGGAGCACTTCGACCGCACCTTCGACCTCAACGCCCGCGGCACCCTGTTCACCGTCCAGACGGTGCTGCCGCTTCTCACGCCGGGTAGCTCGATCGTGCTGCTCGGCTCGATCACCGCCGTCAAGGGCGATGCCGGCGCGGGAACCTACAGCGCGGCGAAGGCGGCTGTGCGATCCTTCGCGCGTACCTGGGCAGCCGAGTTCGGTGATCGCGGTCTGCGAGTCAACGTCCTGAGCCCGGGGCCGATCGACACCGACATCATCGACGGGCAGGCGGAGTACTTCGGCGAGGACCCCGCTGCGCTACGCGCCTCCATGAGCACCCTGGTCCCGATGGGCCGCCTGGGGCGTCCGGAGGAGATCGCCAACGGCGCACTGTTTCTGGCCTCCGATGAGAGCAGTTTCATGACAGGTGCCGAACTGTGCATCGACGGCGGTATGGCCCAGGTCTGA
- a CDS encoding GTP cyclohydrolase II encodes MSAQTSRVPSHIRLTSHSGGPDAPPLVWGAPTAAERGPVIGTTGTRAHRNVIGTHSGSYSVYRALAVASGALSREHRADLTNTSPTDVVGPYPQWGDPAAIVSLDPWGAAVADVFAPQIAAGADIRPTIAVTKAHVQLPEIAEAIAKGRLRPDGRVLTDGGAAVVTKAAVEPVWHLPGVAARFGCSEADLRRVLFEETGGMYPELVTRGDLEVFLPPIGGQTLYIFGDPRALSDPSVELTARVHDECNGSDVFGSDICTCRPYLTHAIEECIAGTQRGGVGLVAYSRKEGRALGEVTKFLVYNARKRQLGGDTADQYFARTECVAGVQDMRFQELMPDVLHWLGITRIHRLVSMSNMKYDAITGSGIEVGERVNIPDELIPADARVEIDAKMAAGYFTPGEVPDADALRNTVGRGLSG; translated from the coding sequence ATGTCTGCGCAAACCTCGCGTGTTCCCAGCCACATCCGGCTGACATCGCACAGCGGCGGGCCGGACGCTCCCCCGTTGGTGTGGGGCGCGCCCACTGCGGCCGAACGGGGCCCTGTCATCGGCACCACGGGAACGCGTGCCCACCGCAACGTCATCGGTACCCATTCCGGGTCCTACAGCGTCTACCGCGCGCTGGCGGTCGCATCCGGCGCGTTGTCGCGGGAGCACCGGGCGGACCTGACCAATACCTCGCCCACCGACGTGGTGGGTCCCTACCCGCAATGGGGTGACCCGGCTGCGATCGTCAGCCTGGATCCCTGGGGCGCCGCGGTGGCCGACGTCTTCGCGCCCCAGATAGCCGCCGGTGCGGACATCCGGCCCACCATTGCCGTGACCAAAGCCCATGTGCAGCTGCCGGAGATCGCCGAGGCAATCGCCAAGGGCAGGCTGCGCCCAGATGGGCGGGTGCTGACCGACGGCGGCGCCGCAGTGGTCACCAAGGCGGCAGTCGAACCGGTCTGGCATCTGCCGGGGGTGGCTGCCCGCTTCGGCTGCTCCGAGGCAGACCTGCGCCGGGTGCTGTTCGAGGAGACCGGTGGGATGTACCCGGAGTTGGTGACCCGGGGCGACCTGGAGGTGTTCCTGCCCCCGATCGGCGGACAGACGCTCTACATCTTCGGCGATCCCCGGGCCCTGTCGGATCCGTCGGTGGAACTGACCGCCCGGGTGCACGACGAATGCAACGGTTCCGACGTGTTCGGTTCCGACATCTGCACCTGCCGGCCGTATCTGACGCACGCCATCGAGGAGTGCATCGCGGGCACCCAGCGCGGTGGTGTCGGCCTGGTGGCCTACTCCCGCAAGGAAGGCCGTGCGCTCGGCGAGGTCACCAAGTTCCTGGTGTACAACGCGCGCAAGCGCCAGCTCGGCGGCGACACCGCCGATCAGTATTTCGCCCGCACCGAATGTGTTGCGGGAGTGCAGGACATGCGGTTCCAGGAACTGATGCCCGACGTCCTGCACTGGCTGGGCATCACCCGGATCCATCGGCTGGTGTCGATGAGCAACATGAAGTACGACGCCATCACCGGCTCCGGCATCGAAGTCGGCGAGCGGGTGAACATTCCCGACGAGTTGATTCCCGCCGACGCCCGGGTGGAGATCGACGCCAAGATGGCCGCCGGCTACTTCACCCCGGGCGAGGTCCCCGACGCCGATGCGCTGCGCAACACCGTGGGCCGGGGACTGAGCGGGTGA
- a CDS encoding SDR family oxidoreductase: protein MNTTHVIALVTGANRGLGRRFALDLVARGATVYAAARRPETIDIPGVVPVALDITDPESIRRAAEIATDVNLLVNNAGVSTRATLLDGPLEDIRLEMETHYFGTLQVIREFAPVIERNGGGAILDVLSVLSWLHPGTSGAYSAAKAAAWAMTDAVRDELAPKGITVTALHVGYMDTDMVDYIPAEQKIDPAVVATLALDGVFAGEREVLADELSRNVKVGLARA from the coding sequence ATGAATACAACTCACGTGATCGCGTTGGTCACCGGAGCCAACCGCGGTCTGGGCCGTCGGTTTGCGCTCGACCTCGTCGCCCGGGGTGCCACCGTGTACGCCGCGGCGCGGCGCCCCGAGACCATCGACATCCCCGGCGTGGTGCCCGTCGCCCTGGACATCACCGATCCCGAATCGATCCGTCGTGCGGCGGAGATCGCGACCGATGTCAACCTCCTGGTCAACAATGCGGGTGTGTCCACCAGGGCCACCCTGCTCGATGGACCGCTGGAGGACATCCGGCTCGAAATGGAAACCCACTACTTCGGCACCCTGCAGGTGATCAGGGAGTTCGCGCCGGTCATCGAACGCAACGGCGGGGGAGCCATCCTGGATGTGCTCTCGGTGCTGTCGTGGCTGCACCCGGGGACCAGTGGTGCCTACTCGGCAGCCAAGGCGGCGGCCTGGGCCATGACCGACGCGGTACGAGATGAACTGGCGCCCAAGGGAATCACCGTGACCGCGCTGCATGTCGGATACATGGACACCGACATGGTGGACTACATCCCGGCCGAGCAGAAGATCGATCCCGCCGTGGTGGCCACGCTGGCGCTCGACGGGGTGTTCGCCGGTGAGCGCGAGGTGTTGGCCGACGAGCTGTCACGGAACGTCAAGGTGGGCCTGGCACGCGCGTAA
- a CDS encoding MspA family porin encodes MKVSAAAASVVMLFSGVGGTAVSSAEPVDMAPKTYAKTTRDGWLLNIQLDREVVNSVPNLANAADSREGFVTLSGTATATGGPGQITDSLFILGYQLGCQRDVSTGLQYGGTAGIAPEASVGLPLRDGANLGIAGGGAGFVQTVVQPGVIVDLPLSNMALSEGGQAMIDIDNIHVKADACGGDVTIRSYGYLRVSTSAAHTQFAVYGDPIKI; translated from the coding sequence ATGAAGGTTTCCGCCGCCGCCGCGTCGGTTGTGATGCTGTTCAGTGGGGTCGGGGGCACTGCGGTGTCGTCAGCTGAACCGGTTGACATGGCCCCCAAGACCTACGCGAAGACGACCAGGGACGGCTGGCTACTCAACATCCAGTTGGACCGGGAAGTGGTGAACTCGGTGCCCAACCTGGCCAACGCGGCTGACTCCCGCGAAGGGTTCGTCACCCTCTCCGGAACCGCGACCGCCACCGGAGGTCCCGGCCAGATCACCGACAGCCTGTTCATCCTGGGCTACCAACTGGGCTGCCAACGCGATGTCTCGACCGGCCTGCAATACGGCGGCACCGCAGGCATCGCTCCCGAGGCGTCGGTGGGATTGCCGCTGCGTGACGGCGCCAACCTGGGCATCGCCGGCGGCGGGGCGGGCTTCGTCCAGACCGTCGTCCAGCCCGGGGTGATCGTCGACCTGCCGCTGTCGAACATGGCCCTCAGTGAGGGCGGGCAGGCGATGATCGACATCGACAACATCCACGTCAAAGCCGACGCCTGCGGCGGCGATGTGACCATCCGTTCCTACGGTTACCTGCGCGTGTCCACCTCGGCGGCCCACACCCAGTTCGCCGTCTACGGCGACCCGATCAAGATCTGA
- a CDS encoding LysR family transcriptional regulator, which yields MNLRQFEYALAVAEEGSMTAAADRLRVTQPSLSQQIGALEKHLGVQLFTRTPAGVVVTVAGRAFLAEASIATTASRRAVTAARAADGELAGELIIAVHMGLGARQLPQALGELRLHHPALQVTMHEEPDPAHMERLLRQGALDMVLVHRVPPACNGFDVHRLGEEAYVALLPKGHPLLKSGLALRLQDLVSQGWIRFRHSSLLDEYLARLLADANLSPQTVARASQISTAVQLVAHGLGVTVVPASAVPDGFEELVCPLAPALAEPVLVCVRRNAGSAEHALLRHLQQQNWCGGA from the coding sequence ATGAACCTGCGTCAGTTCGAGTACGCCCTGGCTGTCGCCGAGGAGGGCTCGATGACTGCGGCAGCAGACCGGCTGCGGGTCACTCAACCGTCGCTGTCCCAGCAGATCGGTGCTCTGGAAAAACACCTTGGGGTGCAACTGTTCACGCGCACGCCGGCCGGGGTGGTGGTGACGGTGGCCGGACGTGCGTTCCTCGCGGAGGCGAGCATCGCCACCACGGCATCACGACGCGCCGTCACGGCGGCCCGCGCTGCAGACGGTGAACTGGCAGGCGAGCTCATCATTGCGGTCCACATGGGCCTGGGCGCGCGTCAGCTTCCGCAGGCGCTGGGGGAGTTGCGCCTCCACCACCCGGCCCTGCAGGTGACCATGCACGAAGAGCCCGATCCCGCGCACATGGAACGACTGCTGCGCCAGGGCGCTCTCGACATGGTGCTGGTTCACCGAGTTCCCCCGGCCTGCAACGGTTTCGACGTCCACCGGTTGGGAGAAGAAGCCTACGTCGCACTGTTGCCGAAGGGGCACCCGCTGCTGAAGAGCGGCTTGGCGCTGCGCCTGCAGGACCTCGTGTCGCAGGGTTGGATCAGGTTCCGGCACTCCAGCCTGCTCGACGAGTACCTGGCCCGTCTGCTCGCCGACGCCAACCTGAGCCCCCAGACCGTGGCCCGGGCATCGCAGATTTCCACGGCGGTACAACTGGTGGCACACGGCCTGGGCGTCACGGTGGTGCCGGCCTCGGCGGTGCCGGACGGCTTCGAGGAGTTGGTCTGCCCTCTGGCGCCTGCACTCGCCGAACCCGTGCTCGTGTGCGTGCGGCGCAATGCCGGCTCGGCGGAGCACGCCCTGCTCCGTCACCTGCAACAGCAGAACTGGTGCGGCGGCGCCTGA